The Drosophila suzukii chromosome X, CBGP_Dsuzu_IsoJpt1.0, whole genome shotgun sequence DNA window TGTTGAACCAACTAATGACATTTGAAAACGAACAAAAAGAGAAGATGGTGGGAAGTTGGTACGAGACAAAACACACTGCGATGGTCTGAACTTAGCCTAATGGGTTTTTGGTTTAGCTGGTGGGCTACTGCAATGCCTGTTCCTGTTCCAAGAACTCATCCTCGCTCTCCTCGCCCTCCGACTCGCGAGCGGCCAGTCGATTGCGAAACTGGGAATTCGGCAGTGGTATATTAACTCGGTGGCGCGAACGATTGAGCAAACTGCGCCCCGCCGATGGACGATAGTACATGCTGCACTGCAGGAACTCCTCGGGATCCTCTTGCGGTGACGCCTCCATGGATTCCTCAATGGCCCGCGAGTAATCCTCGATCTCCTCGTCGTCCAGATGCGGTGCTCCATTGGCAAACGAGGCGAAACGCATAGGATTGCGTAGGTTGCTGATCACTGTCCACTGCTTGCACTCCGGACTATTGACGAATTTCCTTAGTTCTGATAGGGATTTCGAGGTCTCGATGGCCGTCTGCTGTTGATACTCTTCCTGGGTGAGCAGTCGTCGCTTAGGCGGAAAGCGGCGGCGGTACATCATCTTGGCGTAACGCACCCACGAAGGGGGGAAGTAGTGGGCCACAAAGGCCACCACCATTATGAAGATCAAAGCGCTCGTGTGCCAACTGCTGAAGTAAACCAGGACACCGCCCATCGCTTGCAGCACCCACATGATGATGTTCTGGGAGCGGGGATTCTTGGGCGGACCAATGCGATAGCAAATCTGGTGGGATGGATACCAAAAGGGATTAATTAGTTATGCTACTGTTAATCTATACAGTCAGGTCGAATTCCCTCTGAAGAGACTTCAAAACCCATCAAATACGCACCAGGAACGAGATCAGTCCGGTGACCACCAGGTACCACACCACATGGTCGCGGTAGGTGAGCAGAATCAGTCGCAGGTTGTCCGCCAGCTGCTTGAGAACATAGAATCCAATGGTCCAACCGCCGATCAGGACGCCATACATCATGGGACGGCGAGGGAAGAGCTTGGCGGCCAAATAGATGACCACCAACAGGGAAGCGCAGATGCCAACGACAACGCCGGCAAGGTAGTAGAATGCACTGTTCTTGGCCAGCCGACGGGCGCTCCAGAAGGCCAGCAGGCCGACTGAGAACTGGACGAAGCGCCACAGATCCAACTGGATGGTGTTCAGGATGACACTGTACGGCTGCCTGGAAGAGATCCCAATGCACTGCTGCTCAAAGGGCGAAAGCTGGATGCGCTGACGCTTCTGGGAGAACAGGGTGATGCTGAACAGCGACCGCTGCTCGTTGTAGTGCTCCAAGACCTCCGCCGGCGATTTGCCGCCGTACTGGGCATAATCCTCGCTGCCGATCGCCAGAAGGAACTCCACTGTCTCGAAAAGATTAAGCACGGAGTAGCGCTTGCCTGGGTAGCAGTAGGTGCGCAGGGTCTTCGATCCGTAGGCGTTCTCCGTGACATTTATGGTGGTGCCGGGCGTCAGGAAAGCAGTGTCCGCGTCCAGGGAAGCCCGCGATGCCGCCGAGCAAACCGCGGCCACGGCCAGCAGACAGAGTCCCGCCCACTGCATTCTAACTGGTTCTAGGGTGAGCGTCAATTATCAGCAAGAGTATTTCGTTAAATCTTGAAAAAACAACTCACCTTTtatttgaagattttatttgttttgtgaAACAATATTAGCTGCCGGTTGGAGATGGGCATTCTACTATCGCATAAAGTATCGGGTAAAGTATCTTGAGTATCGGCAAGTCGCCCGCCTCTACTTCGTGAGGGAATTCAAATTCGGAAAACTCACTGCCAGGAGGGTGTATCGGCTATTAGGAGGGTCTGAAAGGTTGGTGTACTAACTATAATGGTGAGTTACTAAAGAGGTTAATGTACTAAATACTATGGTGAGTTACTAAAAGATTACTGTACTCGTTACAATGGTGAGTTAATAAAGGGTTAGTGTACCAACTACCGTGGTGAATTACTATCCAAGTTACAAATAGTGTCTCCGCTACGCCATTGTGGTGTTTCGTCTGTCCGCAGGGTTTAAAAGGTAGGTGTACTAACTACTATGGTGAATTGCTAGCAAAGGTGTACAACTGTCGTGGTGAACTACTAGCACATTCATCAACCATGGATTAGAGTTCCCCTTACCAAAGTTCTCCACCGGGCAGCTAAACTTGTGCGGTGGCATTATTTAGGATTTAAAAGACACTGAGTCCGATTTAATAAGGCGGTGAATTCGGTTGACTTTGATTTGCCACTCCGTTAATTGGAGCCAATTTGCAAGCAAACATTGTTAAATGTTTAACCACATTGGAGCAGTGCGAAATTGGCCAGCTCTGATAACGGTATCGCGAAGCAAACAGCGAACGGCGCGTTTAAATCAAAACTAAAACGTGTTCACAACTACCAGTGCAGCTGAGTgtgagagagagcgagagctTGAAAGTACGAGGAACTGTAAGTGTGATTGTAATTGTAAGGTGCGTGCGAAAGGATACAGATTGAATTGAATGTGCGAATGCAAGTGCGCCTTAGAAAATAATATCCTAATGAACCATCTGAACTTCAGCTTTAAGcaattgttattgttattcgCGCACACGCTGGCAAACCGGTTTCCGATTGGAACCACCAAACTGAACTTCACACGTGCttacgcacacacacacactcgccgAGTCGCTCTTCTTTTATCTGTGTAAACAAACGTGAATcgcaataacaacaaattaAGCCACTTGATAAGCGCCGTCCATTCCCAATCAGAATCGTATTGTACCCCGCGCAACATGTTGCCAGACGGGCATATTCAAACGTACACACATAAAACTACTAACCAACGCACGATTTCTTATTGGTTTTGTTAAATACTTTTGCTTATGTAAATGCCGGCaaactgtgtgtgtgtgtgtgtgaaaaACACATGTTGCTTTTACGGCGTATTTGATATCTTGGTACCCTGGAATTGTAAAATCATAAAGTATATTCGGTATCtgtaaagtatatattttattgtgaagtttttaaatttaaatttaatttaatggtAAGATTTTCATTTTACGATTTGCTTCAAATTATGGAATCCTAAAATTCTTGCTACTATATAGTACATTTTTTCTAGTTTAGATACCTCAAGTCTCTTGTAAAAATCGAAGTTTTGAAGTCTAGTAAAACTTAACAAAACAATCGTGCCTTGTTTTATATATCATTTTTTCTGGTTTCTTTATTGccatttttgaaaataatttacCGATCAACTTTAGAAATCAATGGTGTGTCCCAATTTTTGGTATGTTAACTGCTATTTTTTGTTGCTTGCCAACAATACCCGTCTATTTTCAGGCCTATACTCATTAATTAAAGTCGTCGATGAGTATATCGCTATCAGGTTTCGGTCTTCATATTTTGTTTACTCCCTTCCTTTCAAGTGATATGATGCCTCTTTGATAATcaatttttcttgtttatgtTTTCACATTAAATACGATAACGAAAAGTATGTATGTGGATATCtcttactttttttttaaatattcctcttggtaacaaaaatattttaattggcgttgaacattttcaacttctTATTGTCTTTGCAGTGAcattaaaactttaaatgattaaatttgtaaatattagaatttgtaaattaaaatgtcaATTTTCCCTACTACTTTTATATACGAAGATTCATTGTTCTAAactaaaatgttaaatttttactttttttctttttttattaattgtttTGATAATTGTTTGATAAAATAAGCTGAAATATGTGTTATCATGTCTTGAAGTTATGTTTTGGTGACCCCACTTTCCAATTGAGGAAACATAGTGAAACATAGTGAAACATAGTGACCCAATGATCGCTAACCCCTCTTATTTACTCTCTGATCTTCCCCAGCAACCCATCCAAGATGCCCGCTGCGAACTGTTTCCTGGCGCTGGAGGATGGCACCGTGATGCCGGGCTACTCCTTTGGCCACGTTCCCAAGGACACGTCCGGAGGAGGCGTCGGTGGCGAGGTGGTCTTCCAAACGGGCATGGTCGGCTACACGGAGGCGCTGACGGATCGCTCGTACAGCGGCCAGATCCTGGTCCTGACCTACCCTCTGATCGGCAACTATGGAGTTCCGGCTCCGGACGAGGACGAGCACGGATTGCCGCTGCACTTTGAGTGGATGAAGGGCGTCGTCCAGGCCACCGCCTTGGTGGTCGGCGAGGTGGCCGATGCGGCCTGGCATTGGCGCAAGTGGAAGACTCTGCCCGAGTGGCTGAAGCAGCACAAGGTGCCCGGAATCAGTGGCATCGATACCCGTGCCCTGACCAAAAAGCTCAGGGAACAGGGCAGCATGCTGGGCAGGATTGTGTACGAGAAGCCGCCGGTTGAAGGGTTGGAGAAGTCCAGTTTCATCGACCCGAACACCAGGAACTTGGCCTTGGAGTGCAGCGTGAAGGAGCGACGAGTGTATGGGGATCCCAAGGGCAAGGGACCGCGGATAGCCATCCTGGACTGCGGCCTAAAGCTCAACCAGCTGCGCTGCCTGCTGCAGCGAGGCGCCTCGGTGACCCTGCTGCCCTGGAGCGCCCGCCTCGAGGAGGAGCAGTTCGACGCCCTCTTCCTGTCCAAcggtcccggtgacccggagagctgcgacgcgatcgtccaaCAGGTGGGTCAAAGTGGGATTGGCTTGGGAGCCCGTGTAGTTCTAAATCAATAGAAACAGGAAATAGGACGTTCCGCTCGTTTACATTATAATATTCTAATTGTTAAGTGCTGTGTCTTAAactaaattcttttttttcaaattttaagCATAACTTGGGAACTTTCTagaacttttaaaataaaatatttttttttttatttactagTAGGAATAGAAGTTCCTTGATACTTTTAGTAATATACATTTGATTagattaaattataaaatattgtttgtGAAACTTAAActcttttttaaaattttttttttagctatATGCTTAAGAAGTGATATACCTTATAACCAACCAAAGTACAAACCCCttattaaatcaaatttatCCTCCATTTTAAAGGTGCGCAAAGTGATCGAAGAGGGTCAAAAGCCCGTGTTCGGCATCTGTCTGGGTCACCAGCTGCTGGCGAAGGCCATCGGCTGCTCCACGTACAAGATGAAGTACGGCAATCGGGGTCACAACCTGCCCTGCCTGCACCGCGGAACCGGGCGCTGCCTGATGACCTCACAGAACCACGGATATGCCGTCGATCTGGAGCAGTTGCCCGCCGGCTGGTCGGAGCTGTTCGTGAATGCCAACGATGGCACCAACGAGGGCATAGTGCATGCTACCAAGCCCTACTTTTCGGTCCAGTTTCATCCGGAGCATCATGCCGGGCCGCAGGATACGGAGTTCCTGTTCGACGTCTTCCTTGAGAGCATCAGCCAAAAGGACGTGACCATTCCCCAGCTGATCGAGCAGCGATTGCGTCCCAGCAGGATTGCCGAAGATCCAGCTCCGGCAAAGCCGCGCAAGGTCCTGATCCTCGGCTCCGGCGGTCTGTCCATTGGTCAGGCCGGCGAGTTCGACTACTCCGGTTCGCAGGCCATCAAGGCCATGCGGGAGTCGAACATCCAGACGGTGCTGATCAACCCAAACATTGCCACCGTCCAGACCTCCAAGGGAATGGCCGACAAGTGCTACTTCCTGCCCCTCACTCCGCACTACGTGGAGCAGGTGATCAAGTCGGAGCGACCGAATGGAGTGCTCCTTACCTTTGGTGGCCAGACGGCGCTCAATTGCGGTGTGGAACTGGAGCGGGCTGGTGTCTTCGCCAAGTACAATGTGCGCATCCTGGGCACGCCCATCCAGTCGATCATCGAGACGGAAGATCGCAAGCTCTTCGCCGACCGGGTGAATGAGATTGGTGAACAGGTGGCCCCATCGGAGGCGGTATACTCGGTGGCGGAGGCCCTGGATGCGGCCAGTCGACTGGGCTATCCAGTAATGGCTCGGGCCGCCTTCTCCCTGGGCGGACTGGGCTCCGGCTTTGCCAACAACGAGCAGGAGCTCCAGAGCTTGGCCCAACAGGCTCTGGCCCACTCCAGCCAACTGATCGTGGACAAATCCCTCAAGGGCTGGAAGGAGGTGGAGTACGAGGTGGTGCGCGATGCTTATGACAACTGCATCACCGTGTGCAACATGGAGAACTTTGATCCGCTGGGCATCCACACCGGCGAGAGCATAGTGGTGGCTCCATCGCAGACCCTCTCGGATCGCGAGTACCAAATGCTTCGGAGCACTGCCTTGAAGGTGATCCGTCACTTTGGCGTCGTGGGTGAGTGCAATATCCAGTACGCCCTGTGTCCCCACTCGGAGCAGTACTACATCATTGAGGTGAATGCCCGACTGTCGCGGAGCTCCGCTTTGGCCAGCAAGGCCACCGGCTATCCACTGGCCTATGTGGCCGCCAAGCTGGCCTTGGGACTGCCCCTGCCGGAGATTAAGAACTCGGTGACGGGCAACACGACGGCCTGCTTCGAGCCCTCATTGGATTACTGTGTGGTGAAGATTCCGCGCTGGGATCTGGCCAAGTTCGTGCGGGTCAGCAAGCACATTGGAAGCTCCATGAAGAGCGTGGGCGAAGTGATGTCCATTGGGCGCAACTTTGAGGAGGCCTTCCAGAAGGCCCTACGCATGGTGGACGGCGATGTGCTGGGCTTCGATCCCGACGTGGTCACCCTCGACCAGGATCAGCTGGCCGAGCAGCTCACGGAGCCGACGGACCGACGTCCCTTCGTCCTGGCCGCTGCCCTCCAGTCGGGCATGGACATTCAGGAACTGCACGATTTAACCAAGATCGATTGTTGGTTCCTGGACAAGCTGCAGAGGATCAACACTCTGCAGGCCCTGCTCACCCAGACGGGCAGTCGCACGGATGCCGATCTGCTGCTGCAGGCCAAGCGATATGGCTTCTCGGACAAGCAGATAGCCAAGGCCACCAAGAGCACTGAATTGGCTGTGCGCCACCAGCGCCAGGAGTTCGGCATCCGGCCGCATGTCAAGCAGATCGACACGGTGGCCGGCGAGTGGCCAGCCAGTACGAACTACCTGTACAACACCTACAATGGCAGCGAGCACGACGTGGACTTCCCCGGCGGACACACCATTGtggtgggctcgggcgtctatCGGATCGGATCCTCCGTGGAGTTTGACTGGTGCGCCGTCGGTTGTCTTCGGGAACTGAGGAAGCTGCAGCGACCCACCATCATGATCAACTACAATCCGGAAACGGTGTCCACCGACTACGACATGTGCGATCGTCTGTACTTCGAGGAGATCAGCTTTGAGGTGGTCATGGACATTTACGAGATGGAGAACAGCGAGGGCATCATCCTGTCCATGGGCGGCCAGTTGCCCAACAACATAGCCATGGATCTGCATCGTCAGCAGGCCAAGGTGCTGGGCACCTCGCCGGAGTCGATTGACTGCGCGGAGAACCGATTCAAATTCTCGCGCATGCTGGACAGGAAGGGCATCCTGCAGCCGCGCTGGAAGGAGCTGACCAACCTCCAGTCGGCCATTGACTTTTGCGAGGAAGTGGGCTATCCCTGCCTGGTGCGGCCATCCTATGTGCTCTCCGGGGCGGCCATGAATGTGGCCTACTCGAATCAGGATCTGGAGACGTACCTCAATGCCGCCTCCGAGGTGAGTCGCGAACACCCGGTGGTCATCTCCAAGTTTCTCACAGAGGCCAAGGAGATCGATGTGGATGCAGTGGCGGCCGATGGCCGGATCCTTTGCATGGCCGTGTCGGAGCATGTGGAGAATGCCGGAGTGCATTCCGGGGATGCCACGCTGGTCACGCCGCCGCAGGATTTGAATGCCGAGACCCTGGAGGCCATTAAGCGGATCACCTGCGATCTGGCCAGCGTACTGGACGTTACGGGACCCTTCAACATGCAGCTCATTGCCAAGAACAACGAGCTGAAGGTCATCGAGTGCAATGTCCGCGTTTCCAGATCCTTCCCCTTCGTCTCAAAGACGCTGGACCATGACTTTGTGGCCACCGCGACGAGGGCCATCGTTGGACTCGATGTGGAGCCCCTGGACGTGCTCCACGGCGTCGGCAAGGTGGGCGTCAAGGTGCCCCAGTTCAGCTTCTCCCGGCTGGCGGGAGCCGATGTCCAGCTGGGCGTCGAGATGGCCTCCACCGGTGAGGTGGCCTGCTTCGGGGACAACCGCTACGAGGCGTATCTCAAGGCCATGATGTCTACGGGCTTCCAGATACCCAAGAACGCCGTGCTCCTCTCCATCGGCAGCTTCAAGGTTTGTTGCCCCTTGAATATCCAGGTTTACTTCTTTATATCTGACTATCTTCCTTTGGAATCGTTCTTCTGCAGCACAAAATGGAGCTCCTGCCCTCCATCCGGGATCTGGCCAAGATGGGCTACAAACTGTACGCTTCCATGGGTACCGGTGACTTTTATGCAGAACACGGAGTTGATGTGAGTACAAAAGGGAACATAAAACTATGGGTAGTCTAATAGACATACATTGTCTATGATCTCTGGGTTATTATAAGGTCCTTTGCACTTACTTTTATTGAGGGGAAACCTCGTTTATAATAATCAGTAATAGGTTTACAACGCAGTGAATACGacatttccgaccccataaagtgtatttattctTGATTAGCCATGAGacccgagtcgatctagaAATGTCTttctgtccgtttctacgaAAACTGAGAGACTCAGTATTAACTATGCCGAAAAAACTTCCCCAAAAATCTTATTTCTTACGGACCGTATCGAACAACTATGTCCTATTGCTTCCAAATGATGAAAATGGTCGCAAATATAATAGGAAACAATTTAGCTTCTATGTTTTTGATCGTATTCACTTCTTCTTTGGTGTATATCacttttttaacattttagaATGACGaatttaattgttttataatcggacgactgtatcatataACTGTCCTAGGAATTATGGTTTAAGCAGCATAAAACATCGGTTAACAGAAGTTAGCATCCAGCTTAGGATTCTGACTTAAAACAGTTTTGAACAGTGAACTGTGAATAGTTAAACAGTTTATTTCGTTCAAATAGATTAGATATTTTCAGCTACAACTTAAGGAATCTTTCTTCCTActaaaatataaacatttgAATTAGATTTTAAGTGATTGTTGTTTCCTTATTATGTTCGTAGAATTGTAATTAGACTTTGCTGAAGATGTTTATCAACAAAGTTGAGTGGttcttatatttattttccctGACTTGGCTAACCTTTGAGtagtttaaatatttattttccaatATTTACTCACCATGACTTAGTTTATGCTTAGTAAATAAATCCAAGAACATCATGTTTATAGGAAAATTATATTAGGTTATTACaagtacatatatattatataatggTCTAAGATTAGAAGGTATTATGAAAGGTTTTTATGGTGACCTATAACTGTAAAATCCCAATCGTATCTCTGGCCGTTCTTATCACACCTCTGGTTTATCTATATCAGTATATATATGACTAATCGATAGAGGGCTTAGGCTATATGGTATTCCTTTCAGTTCAAGGCGCCCTTGAGCTTCTGCGTGTTGCGCTTGAGGATCTCCTTGAGTTCCTCCCGTTTGGCCTCCGAAGGGGCTACCTTTTGGACCAGCTGCTCCGTCTTGGTGCTCAGCGTTTGCAGTTTATCCGTGTCCAGATTTAGTCTTTGGAGGATTCCGTTCAGCGAGAGGAGGGTTTCTTCCTTGGGCGTTTCTCCCGATTCTGATTTCGATTCCGTATCCTTTTCTATTTGGGGTTCTACAGAATCCTCTTTAGAATCCACTTTAGTATCCTCTTTAAAATCCACACCTTGGTTCTTAGTCTCCCCTATGCGGCTCCTTATCTTCTTCAGCAATGTGCTTCTAATGTCCTCCTCCTGCAGGATTTCTATGGCCTCCGCCTCCTCTGGGTGATGCCCTCTTAAAATCCCATTCAGCTTGTGCTTCTCCAGATGGGGCAGATGATTTGGCCTGGTCAGCGGATCAGGTGTGTGTATTTGCACCACATGCTCCTGGAACTTGATGGATTTCCTCTGCACTGCCGGGGATTCATCCTCCGTGAGGGGGATTCCAATGGCTATGTTGGGCGTGGGGGTTCGGGACATGGCCTCCATATCGTTGGCCGCCACCTGGAGTTCCTGGATGAAATGCTTGGCCTGCTGGGAGCAACCTAAGTGCTGATAGAGGCGACATAATCGCTGACCCTGCTCCAGGTAGAGCTGGGAATGTCCACGATTCCCAAAGCGAATGGCATGGGTCAGCATGGCCAGCAGATGATCCAGCAGAAGCTCGAGCAGATTGCTGCGTCGCAGGATCTCCAGACCGTTGTTGAGTTGTGGTTTGGCCGTGTCCTGGCTTTTTCCCTCTGGATGAGAGCGTGTCAATAGGAGTTGGAGATCCAGGGAGTCCAGGGAGGATCGTCTCTGTTCCGCCTCCGAGttctgcagctgctgctgatTGGTGGTGGCCTTCAGGAGCTGTGTCTTCCGACGCAACTTTCCCCGAGATCGCTCCTGGTGCTGGGCCAATCCCAAAAGTCCACCCGCATCGGTGATCTCTTGCCTTTTTGTGGGTTTTCCCTTGTCCACCTGCTGCTCCGGGTGATCCTCTTGGGCGGGAAATCCTTGGCGGGGACGCGAGAATTTGCCCCACCCGTGCAGCTCCAGGTAATCCTGACTGAAGAGATTGTCCAGCAGCCGCTTGTGGTCTAGCTGTGGATAGAAATCGGGAGCATGCTGGAGGTTCCTCAGTGCCTGGACGACATGGACGAGTGGTTGCTCCGCAATGCCAGCCATGATGGTGCGCAACTTCATTAGCGCATCCTCCGGGACGTGCTCGAAAAGATTCCGCCGCTCGATGAAGTAGTCGCTTAGGTGTTTCTTAGCCAGACGGGCGTCGAAGGAGCGGATGAATCGCACCAGGCGCTCGCCCAGGAACTCCTCGGGCCAGTCGTTGCTGTGCTGCTCACACTGCCAAAACAGATGGGCCCTCAGCTGTTCGAGCAGAGCTCCCGGGGATTGGCCAGATTGACTCGAGGATGGGGATTGGCCCTCCACAAAGGTCTTGACCAGCAGCTTCATCAGCTGGAACACCTTTAGTTGCATAGGGGTCAGGCAGTGCCGCTCGAGAAACTGCTCCGCCTGCGGAAAGACAATGCGCCACTCCAGCTCTCTAAAGGGATTCCTCGAGTGCTTCGGAGCATAGCCCACTGGGACGACATGGAATCCAAAGGATCGAATGCGTTTCTTCATCTGCTCCGTGGGCCATTGGAATTCCTCGGCGGTATGGAGATTTGTGAGTCGCGGGCGAGCCCTCAGCCAGAACTCAAAGGCGCAATCTGGCCAGGAATGGGGCACATGGATGGCGGGCACCAGCTCCTCGTGAGTGGTATAAACACTGCAGCCACGATACGAACCGGCGGTCAGTTGAGACTGTCCAATGCCCAGTTGGGTGGCCAGATGGTGGCGGAGCACCTCCCCGAAGTACAGCATAAACTGCTGCGAACTGAGGTAGCActgctgcagttgctccaCATGGCATTGACGAAGGACCTCCACGGTCTCATAGCCAGCCGGTGGATACTTGCGATCCCCAGGACTCCCCTGATCCTCCTCCTTTTCTTCGTCGCTGCTGGAGGAGGAGGCAGAGGATGAGTCCTCGTCGTCGGTCTGTTCCAGCCAAGGAGGCAGGCAGTTGGCCAAACGAAGGATGCAACTCTCCGGCAGCACATTCCTCTGGAACTCAAACCTCCGACCAAGTCGCAGCTCATCCAGCGGCCGCGGTGTATTCAACCTGGCCAGGTACACGTAGTCGTAGTGCCCCGAGCTGTAGCCCGAGGAtgaggagcaggaggaggaggatccAACGTCCCCGTATATGCACTCCTCATCGCTGGCAATGGGCAGGGGTGAGCTGGAACTGCTGCTGCTCGCCGGCGGTATTGGGAACTGCTCGCGCAGCTTGAGGCGCACGTAGCCCTTCCACCTGGTCTGCTCCATCAGCTGGACGAACTGGGA harbors:
- the r gene encoding multifunctional protein r, with translation MPAANCFLALEDGTVMPGYSFGHVPKDTSGGGVGGEVVFQTGMVGYTEALTDRSYSGQILVLTYPLIGNYGVPAPDEDEHGLPLHFEWMKGVVQATALVVGEVADAAWHWRKWKTLPEWLKQHKVPGISGIDTRALTKKLREQGSMLGRIVYEKPPVEGLEKSSFIDPNTRNLALECSVKERRVYGDPKGKGPRIAILDCGLKLNQLRCLLQRGASVTLLPWSARLEEEQFDALFLSNGPGDPESCDAIVQQVRKVIEEGQKPVFGICLGHQLLAKAIGCSTYKMKYGNRGHNLPCLHRGTGRCLMTSQNHGYAVDLEQLPAGWSELFVNANDGTNEGIVHATKPYFSVQFHPEHHAGPQDTEFLFDVFLESISQKDVTIPQLIEQRLRPSRIAEDPAPAKPRKVLILGSGGLSIGQAGEFDYSGSQAIKAMRESNIQTVLINPNIATVQTSKGMADKCYFLPLTPHYVEQVIKSERPNGVLLTFGGQTALNCGVELERAGVFAKYNVRILGTPIQSIIETEDRKLFADRVNEIGEQVAPSEAVYSVAEALDAASRLGYPVMARAAFSLGGLGSGFANNEQELQSLAQQALAHSSQLIVDKSLKGWKEVEYEVVRDAYDNCITVCNMENFDPLGIHTGESIVVAPSQTLSDREYQMLRSTALKVIRHFGVVGECNIQYALCPHSEQYYIIEVNARLSRSSALASKATGYPLAYVAAKLALGLPLPEIKNSVTGNTTACFEPSLDYCVVKIPRWDLAKFVRVSKHIGSSMKSVGEVMSIGRNFEEAFQKALRMVDGDVLGFDPDVVTLDQDQLAEQLTEPTDRRPFVLAAALQSGMDIQELHDLTKIDCWFLDKLQRINTLQALLTQTGSRTDADLLLQAKRYGFSDKQIAKATKSTELAVRHQRQEFGIRPHVKQIDTVAGEWPASTNYLYNTYNGSEHDVDFPGGHTIVVGSGVYRIGSSVEFDWCAVGCLRELRKLQRPTIMINYNPETVSTDYDMCDRLYFEEISFEVVMDIYEMENSEGIILSMGGQLPNNIAMDLHRQQAKVLGTSPESIDCAENRFKFSRMLDRKGILQPRWKELTNLQSAIDFCEEVGYPCLVRPSYVLSGAAMNVAYSNQDLETYLNAASEVSREHPVVISKFLTEAKEIDVDAVAADGRILCMAVSEHVENAGVHSGDATLVTPPQDLNAETLEAIKRITCDLASVLDVTGPFNMQLIAKNNELKVIECNVRVSRSFPFVSKTLDHDFVATATRAIVGLDVEPLDVLHGVGKVGVKVPQFSFSRLAGADVQLGVEMASTGEVACFGDNRYEAYLKAMMSTGFQIPKNAVLLSIGSFKHKMELLPSIRDLAKMGYKLYASMGTGDFYAEHGVDVESVQWTFDKTTPDDINGELRHLAEFLANKQFDLVINLPMSGGGARRVSSFMTHGYRTRRLAVDYSIPLVTDVKCTKLLVESMRMNGGKPAMKTHTDCMTSRRIVKLPGFIDVHVHLREPGATHKEDFASGTAAALAGGVTLVCAMPNTNPSIVDRETFTQFQELAKAGACCDYALYVGASDGNWAQVHELASQACGLKMYLNDTFGTLKLSDMTTWQRHLAHWPKRAPIVCHAEKQSTAAVILLAHLLDRPVHICHVARKEEIQLIRAAKEKGIKVTCEVCPHHLFLSTKDVERLGHGMSEVRPLLCSPEDQEALWEHMEYIDVFATDHAPHTLAEKRSERPPPGFPGVETILPLLLQAVHEGRLTLEDIKRKFHRNPRTIFNLPEQAHTYVEVDLDEEWTITGAEMKSKSGWTPFEGTKVKGRVHRVVLRGEVAFIDGQVLVQPGYGLNVRSKPGPLQLEAGQPDLLPSDSDANDTFARLLTAEAGAAVQGSSSTKVHFVDGANFLRPTSPAPRVRLDSTSNTALREYIQRSSSPNPVAHSLVGKHILAVDMFNKEHLNDIFNLAQLLKSRVTKDRPVDELLRGKIMASVFYEVSTRTQCSFAAAMLRLGGRVISMDQITSSVKKGESLEDSIKVMGSYADVMVLRHPHPGAVARAASFCRKPLINAGDGIGEHPTQALLDIFTIREEIGTVNGLTITMAGDLKNGRTVHSLARLLTLYNVTLQYVAPNNLQMPHEITQFVHQRGIKQIFATSFKEVLPTTDVLYMTRIQRERFDSESEYQNCCGHLVVTPELMTLAKKRSIVLHPLPRLDEISRDFDSDPRAAYFRQAEYGMYIRMALLAMVVGGRNTAL
- the Nemp gene encoding nuclear envelope integral membrane protein, yielding MQWAGLCLLAVAAVCSAASRASLDADTAFLTPGTTINVTENAYGSKTLRTYCYPGKRYSVLNLFETVEFLLAIGSEDYAQYGGKSPAEVLEHYNEQRSLFSITLFSQKRQRIQLSPFEQQCIGISSRQPYSVILNTIQLDLWRFVQFSVGLLAFWSARRLAKNSAFYYLAGVVVGICASLLVVIYLAAKLFPRRPMMYGVLIGGWTIGFYVLKQLADNLRLILLTYRDHVVWYLVVTGLISFLICYRIGPPKNPRSQNIIMWVLQAMGGVLVYFSSWHTSALIFIMVVAFVAHYFPPSWVRYAKMMYRRRFPPKRRLLTQEEYQQQTAIETSKSLSELRKFVNSPECKQWTVISNLRNPMRFASFANGAPHLDDEEIEDYSRAIEESMEASPQEDPEEFLQCSMYYRPSAGRSLLNRSRHRVNIPLPNSQFRNRLAARESEGEESEDEFLEQEQALQ